The window AATCACCTCAATGGCGGGCGAATCCCGGAAGAACCCCAGGTCGAGGCCTTCTTCAAGGAGATCCAGCGGGAAGTGGCGCTGCGGAACGGCGGAGATACCGGCCTGCCCTGCTCGCTGGACGACCTGCTGGAACTGCGGCGACTGGCCCGGTTGCAGCACTGTGACTGCGTCCCGCATTCCGCAGGAGACAGCCTTCAGCCGCCGGAGACGCCTGACGGAACGCCGGCTTCTTCTCCTCCCCGTCCGGCGCACGGTCCCGGGCCCGGCCCCGAACCGCACCCCGGCGGGCCGAAGCTGCTCCGTCCGGCTTCTCTGAGACGGCGGCTGCGCTCTCACTCCAGGGCCATGTCCCGCACCTCAGTGCTGGCCGCGTCTGCACGGACGCAGGTGCCGGTCCCCCTTGCAGCGGGGGACCGGCCGCGCACCGACTCCCCCGGTACCCGCTGGACCGAGCTGGAGACCCTCACCGGGTTTATCTCGAGCGGCAGGCACCGTGACGCGGGACTGCTGTTGTGGAGGGCAGGACGGACACTTTCGCCGCCCGAACTCATCGATGCGGTCCAGTCCTGCCGGACCGCCGGTCTCCATGAGGCCGCCGAGTCCGTGCTCTCTGGCGTGAGCGAACGCACCGACCGGCAAGCGGTGTTGAACATCACGGCCGCGTTCCAGCACGCCGGCAGGCACGCAGACGTCGCCTTCCTGCTGGCGGCTGCCGCTCAGTAGCCGAGCGGGAGAGGCAGTTGCTGGTGACCGCGGGCCCGTGCTGTGGGTGAGGAGGAGCGGACAGAGGCCAGGGCAAGCAAGGCGCGGAGAGCCGCGAGGACCTCCGCCGGGCTGTCGCGGATCATCGACGGGGTGGCACTGACCACCAGGATGCCGTGGGATTCCAGGCGCAGACGGCGGCGCAAGGTGGCCTGCCAGGCGTCGCGGGTGTAGTGGTACTCCACCGAGTCGATCTCCAGGGCCACACCCTCGTCGGGCCAGTACGCGTCCGGGCTGGCCAGGAAAGTACCGTCCGGAGCGTAGAGGCGGGCATTCCACAGAGGCGTGGGGAGGTCCGTCGTGTTGAGGGCGTCGCGTGCCTGGCCCTCGGCGATCGAGCGCACTCCGGCAAGCAGTTCAGCTGCAGCCGCGCGAACCTCGGGACGGTTGAGAAGACGAGCAGCGCGGAGTTCGGCGTGCAGGGCATGCGGGTGGCACCAGCCCGCCTGGACCACGTGGGCCAGGGTCGACCGGATACGGTCGGGGTCCTGACTGCAGGCTGCGAAGTCGGCTGCCGCGCGCACCGGTCGGGCGCTGGGAATACCGGAGACCGTGATAGTGCGGGGCCAGCGCGAGGTGGGGAGCGGCCGGACCTCCGGGGTGCCAGTGAGCCGGCGCGGTGCGCGGATGAGGACGTCAGTGAGCGTGTCCGGGCCGTACGGGACCTCCCGGATGCCGAGAAGGGCAAGGGCAGCCCCTCCGGTTAGAGCGGCCGTGTCGCCAGACAGAGGTTCGGCACCAGGCTCGGCAGCGTACAAGACGGCGGAGAGGGCGTGCTGACGCTGGTCCGCGGGCCGGTCTGGAGGAGATAGACCCGGGGCAGTAAGCGCTGCCAGGGGCCGCCAGGCCGGGTCCGGGAGGTGATTGTGCCGTCGGGGACGCCCGCGGCGGTGAGCTGATGGCGGGTGGCCAGGCCGAGCTGCCGGCGGGCTACCCGGGGCTGCTGCGCTGTGATCATGCGGCGGGTATGCCCGGCCGCGGGGCCGGCCTACCCACCGCAGCGTGTCCGCGGAGCAGCGCCGGGTGCCCGAGGCCTTGCCGCCAGCGGGTACGGACCCCCTGAGAGCCATTCCCCGTACTCCGGCCGTGCTCTCGCCGGGCCCCGGCTGGGACCCGCCGGACGGCCTAACGGTTCGGGTGGTCCGGTGAGAGGAACACGAGCACGCCCGTCTCCGTGCCGGGCCGGGCAGCGACCTCGTGCCATCCGAGCCGGCGGTACGTCGCCACTGTGTCCCTGGCGAGGCGCGAGGTCAGCAGCCAGGCCCGCCGGTCCGGGGCGTCGGCGGTGATCTCGGTGAGCAGCGCGCGGCCGGTGCCGCGGCCGCGTGCGTACGGGCGTACGGCGAGTTCGTCTATCTCCAGGGCTCCGGTGAGGAGTTCCTTCACACGGTCCGGGCCGAGTTGCGCGGCAACCTGGGCGTACGCACGGTCTTTGGGAAAGGCGGCCGGTGTGAGCCAGCCCGTGGCAAAGCCGTCGATGCCGGTCGCGGACTGGGCGAAAGCGGTGCGGAATCCACGGCGCCGGGCGTCGGCCTGGAGTCGGGTGGCGAACTGGCGAATGGTTTCTTCGCCTTCGTTCCACGGCGGGCCGGAGAAGACGTCGGCGTAGGCGTCGACCAGTTCGTCCGCGAGGTCGAGGACGGCCTGTCCGTAGCAGATCACGATGTCCTGGCTCCTGATGTCGGGTGGGGTCGGGGTGAGGTGGGCGGGGTTTTCCCCTTTGGGTGAGGAGACCGAATTTATGCCCTTCGGGTTCCTGGGGTGGACATCGCCCGGATCCGGCGAGTGTGCGACAAATCCCCTCCCAGCTCTCCGTGTCGGGCAACGCGGGCAGCACGTTGAACAGCCGTGGACAGACTGCTTCGGGCGGCCGGCCGGTGCGCGCTCGCCTTTCTTCTCGTCTTGGGCATCGTCGCTGTGCTGCCCCGCTCCGTCCGGGACTCGGTGCCGGATGCCGTGATCGGCGGTGCCGTGATCCTGCTGGTAGCAGTGCTGAGCGGCCGCCGGCTGGCCGGCCGGTCGCGTTAGCCTCTTGGGGCAGCTCAGAGACGGCTCGCCACGCGACCCGTCCAAGGCGACCCATACGACAAGAAGAGGCGAGAGGATCAACATGGCACGGGTACCGAGTTCCGTGGTGGCGGCGGCCGGGCTGGTCGGCGGATACGCCGTCGCCCGGTGGACCGGGAAGCGGCCGCTGGGCGGTGTCGTACTCGGTGCCGCCGGGCTCGCGGCAGGGCGGGAGTGGCACCGCCGGGGCGGCGCCCCCGCGGCGGCCGGGCTCGGGGCGCTGTACCTCGGCGGCTTCGCGGGCGCGCACCCGCTGGCCAAGAAGGTCGGCCCGTGGCCGGCCGTCTTCGGGGCCGCGGGTCTCGTCGCTGCCGCCTCCTGGGCTGTAGCCGACCGCGACTGACCGCCGCCCGCGCCGCGCCCCCGGACGTCACCGCCCGCGGCCACGCCCAGCTGGAGCTGCCCCTCCCGGCGGCCTATGCACCGAAGGCGCGGGACACCGTGTAGATCAGCAGGCCCGCCAGGGCGCCGACCACCGTGCCGTTGATACGGATGAACTGCAGGTCGCGGCCGATGTGGGCCTCGATCTTGCGGGAGGTGTGCTCGGCGTCCCAGCCCGCGACCGTGTCCGTGATCAGCGAGGTGATCTCGGTCCGGTAGTGGGTGACGACGTAGACGACCGCGCCCTCGATCCAGCCCTCCACCTTCGCCTGGAGGCGGCCGTCGGTGGCCAGGCGCGCGCCGAGGGACATCAACGAGGCGCGGACGCGCAGGCGCAGCTCGCTCTGCTCGTCCTCCGCCGCCGAGATGATCATCGAGCGGATCGCCGACCACGCGGAGGCGATGACGTCCTGGACCTCGTCGCGCGCCAGGATCTCGGACTTGAGCCGCTCCACCTTCGCCCGGGTCTCCCTGTCCGACTGGAGATCGGCGGCGAAGTCGGTGAGGAAACGGTCCACCGCCCCGCGCGCCGGGTGTTCGGGCATGTCCCGCATCTCCGTGACGAAGCGGAGCAGCTCCTTGTAGACGCGCTCGCCCACCTTGCGGTCCACGAACCGCGGGGTCCAGCCGGGCGCTCCCCCCTGGACCGCGTCCGTGATGGAGGCCCCGTGCGTGATCAGCCAGTCGTGGGCCTTGGCACAGATGAGGTCGACGGCGCGGCGGTGGCCGCCGTCCTCGACGACCCGCTCCAGGGTCTTGCCGATGCCGGGCGCGATCTCGGCGGTCTCGGCGCGCCGGGTGATCGCCTCGCCGACGACGGCCTGCACGTCGGAATCGCGCAGGACGGTCAGGGCGCCGCGGAGCGCCGCGGCGAGCTCGGCGGTGACCCGGTCGGCGTGTTCGGGCTCGGCCAGCCAGGACCCGAGGCGCCTGCCGATGCCGAGGGAGTGGAGGCGGGCCCGGACCACGTCCGCGGAGAGGAAGTTCTCCCCGACGAACTCGCCCAGGGAGACCCCGAGCTGGTCCTTCTTGGTCGGGATGATCGCGGTGTGCGGGATGGGCAGACCGAGCGGGCGCCGGAAGAGGGCGGTCACGGCGAACCAGTCCGCGAGCGCGC is drawn from Streptomyces sp. NBC_01232 and contains these coding sequences:
- a CDS encoding GNAT family N-acetyltransferase, whose amino-acid sequence is MICYGQAVLDLADELVDAYADVFSGPPWNEGEETIRQFATRLQADARRRGFRTAFAQSATGIDGFATGWLTPAAFPKDRAYAQVAAQLGPDRVKELLTGALEIDELAVRPYARGRGTGRALLTEITADAPDRRAWLLTSRLARDTVATYRRLGWHEVAARPGTETGVLVFLSPDHPNR
- a CDS encoding DUF445 domain-containing protein, whose protein sequence is MERGVRQGCPLRTGGYDGEGGGHPGPAPLAGADWRGGNSSPLPGVGCYADKTGAPGGRQEHVENRSTTGGPGTAGGAGTAPPPAPPAPPPPQPPSRGGFVFSAADEERRRGVRRMKVTATGLLILVALVYVLAKYAQHAWGAGGWAGYVAAAAEAGMVGALADWFAVTALFRRPLGLPIPHTAIIPTKKDQLGVSLGEFVGENFLSADVVRARLHSLGIGRRLGSWLAEPEHADRVTAELAAALRGALTVLRDSDVQAVVGEAITRRAETAEIAPGIGKTLERVVEDGGHRRAVDLICAKAHDWLITHGASITDAVQGGAPGWTPRFVDRKVGERVYKELLRFVTEMRDMPEHPARGAVDRFLTDFAADLQSDRETRAKVERLKSEILARDEVQDVIASAWSAIRSMIISAAEDEQSELRLRVRASLMSLGARLATDGRLQAKVEGWIEGAVVYVVTHYRTEITSLITDTVAGWDAEHTSRKIEAHIGRDLQFIRINGTVVGALAGLLIYTVSRAFGA